Proteins encoded together in one Pontiella desulfatans window:
- a CDS encoding uroporphyrinogen decarboxylase family protein, translated as MDSKGKVLNALSHKGGAVPVDLGAGGQTGLHCTCVAQLRDHYGLEERPVKVHEPFQMLGWVDEDLQDAMGVDVAAPMPGGTMFGTANENWKEWRTPWDQVVLMAGGFETLENEKGVFVYPQGDRSVEPSAHMPDGGFFFDATSRGSGFDEDELDVEENLEEFGPVSDEQIQNMRMAADEAGKTGRAVFGGLPGTALGDVALVPAVQLKAPKGIRDVEEWYVSTAIRQDYIHELFEKQSQIAVENIKRIAPVLGDSVDLVFLCGTDFGTQSGTFCSPETFRELWLPYYRKMTDCIHELTNWKVFKHSCGAVETFMQNFIDAGVDIINPVQCSATGMDPKALKACYGDKLVFWGGGVDTQKTLPFGTPEEVRKEVLERCKTFSPNGGFVFNAVHNVQAQTPIENIVAMIDAVKEFNKRQS; from the coding sequence GTGGACTCAAAAGGGAAAGTTCTAAATGCGCTGAGCCATAAAGGCGGGGCGGTTCCGGTGGATCTTGGTGCGGGGGGGCAGACCGGTCTGCACTGCACCTGCGTGGCGCAGTTGCGCGATCACTACGGGCTCGAAGAGCGCCCGGTCAAGGTGCATGAGCCGTTCCAGATGCTTGGCTGGGTGGATGAGGATTTGCAGGATGCCATGGGCGTTGACGTGGCTGCGCCGATGCCGGGCGGCACGATGTTTGGAACCGCCAACGAAAACTGGAAAGAGTGGCGTACGCCGTGGGACCAGGTCGTTTTGATGGCGGGAGGCTTCGAGACCCTTGAAAACGAAAAGGGCGTGTTTGTTTATCCGCAGGGGGATCGCTCGGTCGAGCCCTCTGCGCATATGCCGGACGGCGGTTTTTTCTTCGATGCGACGAGCCGCGGCAGCGGCTTCGATGAGGACGAATTGGACGTTGAAGAAAACCTGGAAGAGTTTGGTCCGGTTTCTGATGAACAAATCCAGAACATGCGCATGGCGGCGGATGAGGCCGGTAAGACCGGGCGCGCGGTTTTCGGCGGACTGCCCGGAACTGCCCTTGGAGATGTGGCACTCGTGCCCGCGGTGCAATTGAAGGCGCCGAAGGGTATTCGCGATGTGGAGGAGTGGTATGTCTCCACCGCGATTCGCCAGGACTATATTCACGAGCTGTTTGAAAAACAGAGCCAGATCGCGGTGGAAAACATTAAACGCATCGCACCGGTTCTCGGGGATTCAGTCGATCTGGTGTTCTTGTGCGGCACCGACTTCGGAACTCAAAGCGGAACATTCTGTTCGCCGGAAACGTTCCGCGAGCTGTGGCTACCCTATTACCGGAAGATGACGGATTGCATCCATGAGCTGACGAACTGGAAGGTCTTTAAGCACTCCTGCGGCGCGGTAGAGACCTTTATGCAGAACTTTATCGATGCCGGGGTGGATATCATCAATCCGGTCCAGTGCTCCGCGACCGGGATGGATCCCAAAGCGCTGAAGGCGTGCTATGGCGACAAACTTGTTTTTTGGGGCGGGGGCGTGGATACACAAAAGACGCTTCCATTCGGAACGCCGGAGGAGGTGCGCAAGGAGGTGCTGGAACGTTGTAAGACCTTTTCTCCAAACGGCGGATTCGTGTTTAATGCCGTTCATAACGTGCAGGCGCAGACGCCGATCGAAAACATCGTCGCCATGATTGACGCCGTTAAAGAATTCAATAAAAGGCAATCATGA
- a CDS encoding sulfatase family protein: protein MNNRMNRVCFPFRSAGRRVIIGALCFMAALSTFAAKLPLRQAQDRPNIVLINADDMGVGDVSGLNPEGKIPTPHIDSLINNGLALLNGHSSSGVCTPSRYSLLTGRYSWRASNSGQVAKGNSPARVEKGRTTLASLLKKAGYRTAMIGKWHLGLDWEALPGVKKGKIIALKDIDYTQPFGGGPVDRGFDSFFGIAASLDIPPYVWLIDDRASEVPTETQPNVRGEQCYMREGPKAKSFETVDVLPRMGDEAAALIKKCGPEAKKGTPFFLYLALNSPHTPIVPSAEWAGKSAIGTKYADFAMQTDGVVGQVLNALREAGLEENTIVIFTADNGCAPHADYTVHLEKGHNPSYIYRGQKADLYEGGNRVPFVIQWPAGAPKGRNSDQLISHVDFLETFAELTGQQLADNEGEDSISFLPLLKGTSDSSPRKSAIYNTISSKLAITDGDWKLIVAQGSGGWTRPGERYMKTAFGAVKDENQLPMGLFNLKDDVGEYKNLLLEYPEVKQRLFDKLKHDLERGRSTPGAPQINNLNRLDYLDKKPSKKASREANKKKK from the coding sequence ATGAACAATAGAATGAATAGGGTATGTTTTCCGTTCCGCTCAGCGGGACGGCGAGTGATCATCGGTGCACTATGTTTCATGGCTGCGCTTTCAACGTTTGCGGCGAAGTTGCCCCTTCGACAAGCTCAGGACAGGCCGAATATCGTGTTGATCAATGCGGACGATATGGGCGTGGGGGATGTGTCGGGGCTGAACCCGGAAGGAAAAATCCCGACGCCACATATCGATAGCCTGATCAATAACGGGCTGGCGCTCTTAAACGGGCACAGCAGTTCGGGCGTCTGCACGCCGAGCCGGTACAGCTTGTTGACAGGGCGTTACAGCTGGCGCGCTTCAAATAGCGGTCAGGTTGCGAAAGGAAACAGTCCGGCACGTGTCGAAAAGGGACGCACGACGCTGGCTTCGCTCCTCAAAAAAGCGGGATATCGGACGGCGATGATCGGCAAATGGCATTTGGGGTTGGATTGGGAGGCGCTCCCGGGGGTAAAGAAGGGCAAAATCATTGCGCTTAAAGATATCGACTATACCCAGCCGTTTGGCGGGGGACCGGTTGACCGCGGTTTTGACAGCTTTTTCGGCATTGCCGCCTCGCTCGATATTCCGCCCTATGTCTGGCTGATCGACGACCGTGCAAGCGAAGTGCCCACAGAAACACAGCCCAACGTCAGGGGTGAGCAGTGTTATATGCGCGAAGGCCCGAAGGCGAAATCGTTCGAGACGGTAGATGTATTGCCGCGTATGGGCGATGAGGCGGCCGCCCTGATCAAAAAGTGTGGGCCCGAGGCAAAAAAGGGAACGCCCTTCTTTTTATATCTCGCGCTGAACTCGCCGCACACCCCGATTGTCCCGTCGGCGGAATGGGCCGGAAAAAGTGCGATTGGCACAAAGTATGCCGATTTTGCGATGCAGACCGATGGCGTGGTGGGTCAGGTTTTGAACGCACTGCGCGAGGCGGGCCTGGAAGAAAACACCATCGTCATCTTTACCGCCGATAACGGCTGTGCGCCGCATGCCGATTACACCGTCCACTTGGAAAAGGGTCATAATCCGAGCTACATCTATCGGGGTCAAAAAGCCGATTTGTACGAGGGTGGGAATCGTGTGCCGTTTGTCATCCAGTGGCCGGCCGGAGCACCGAAAGGGCGCAACAGCGACCAGCTGATTTCCCATGTCGATTTTCTGGAGACCTTTGCCGAACTCACCGGACAGCAACTCGCCGACAACGAGGGGGAAGATTCGATCAGTTTCCTCCCGCTCCTGAAAGGAACCTCCGACAGCTCGCCGCGTAAGAGCGCCATTTATAATACGATTAGTTCTAAACTAGCGATCACCGACGGCGACTGGAAACTGATCGTCGCGCAAGGGTCGGGCGGTTGGACCCGTCCCGGTGAACGGTATATGAAAACGGCGTTCGGGGCCGTGAAGGATGAAAACCAGTTGCCGATGGGCTTGTTCAACCTCAAGGACGATGTCGGCGAATATAAAAATCTGTTGCTGGAATATCCCGAAGTGAAGCAGCGCCTGTTCGACAAATTGAAACACGATCTGGAGCGGGGTCGCTCCACGCCGGGTGCGCCACAAATCAACAACCTCAATCGGCTGGATTACTTGGACAAAAAGCCGTCCAAAAAGGCTTCCCGCGAAGCGAACAAGAAGAAAAAATAG